Proteins encoded in a region of the Prunus persica cultivar Lovell chromosome G4, Prunus_persica_NCBIv2, whole genome shotgun sequence genome:
- the LOC18780147 gene encoding G-type lectin S-receptor-like serine/threonine-protein kinase At4g27290 isoform X1, protein MQALRRLFVCSLLISFIRISTTTALDTISPSRSMRDGETLISAGGNFQLGFFSPGTSKGRYLGIWYSVHTETVVWVANRETPLGDSSGVLKVTEQGLLVLLNSTNRIVWSSNSSTTAGNPVSQLMDSGNLVVKDGNETNPVNLLWQSFDYPCDTFLPEMKLGWDLVTGLERYLSSWRSTEDPAPGEFSSRMDRRGFPQVVTMKGAKIMSRPGSWNGLHFTGYPYNPQTQASPTLEYEIVLNKDEVYYEYRLLNTSMFSRYVLNPSGTAHQFTWVYQTHSWELSSAVQADQCQNYALCGAYTSCSVNVSPICACLKGFVPKSPKDWNSGYWSDGCVRKIPLACSSGDGFLNYTGVKLPDTSSSWYDKSMSLKECNGLCLNNCSCTAYANLDIREGGTGCLLWFGNLTDMTQFTSGGGQDLYIRMAASELDGIERKSTFKKKKLPIILIGSAVFLVWFIIGLILYIRKRKLRNQDLPISGVTKDYLGEDREDMELPLFDLSTLAKATNDFSSSNKLGEGGFGPVYKGTLIGGKEIAVKRLSKNSGQGTIEFKNEVILIARLQHRNLVKLLGCCVQEEEKILIYEFMPNKSLDFFIFDQEGQKLLDWPTCFHIIGGIARGLLYLHQDSRLRIIHRDLKASNVLLDNDMIPKISDFGLAKTFGSDQSRGNTNRVVGTYGYMSPEYAIDGIFSMKSDVFSFGVILLEMLSRKKNRGFSHPDHHLNLLGHAWTLWIQDKQLELIDTTLYDSCNISEVLRCLHVGLLCVQRVPEDRPNMSYVVLMLSSDITLPPPKQPGFYTERSVPESPSRNRPFSVNYFSTTVIEAR, encoded by the exons ATGCAAGCCTTGAGAAGACTTTTTGTCTGCTCCTTGTTAATCTCCTTCATAAGAATCTCAACTACAACCGCGTTAGACACAATCTCTCCAAGTCGATCTATGAGAGACGGTGAAACTCTAATTTCAGCAGGTGGAAACTTTCAACTGGGATTCTTTAGCCCTGGTACATCAAAAGGTCGATACTTAGGAATATGGTACTCTGTTCATACTGAGACAGTTGTATGGGTAGCCAACAGAGAAACACCACTTGGCGATTCTTCAGGAGTTTTGAAGGTCACTGAGCAAGGACTTCTAGTCCTTCTCAATAGCACAAACAGGATTGTATGGTCATCAAATTCATCAACAACTGCAGGGAATCCAGTATCACAACTCATGGATTCAGGAAATCTTGTTGTGAAAGATGGAAATGAAACCAACCCTGTTAACTTGTTGTGGCAGAGTTTTGATTATCCTTGTGACACATTCCTACCAGAAATGAAGCTTGGTTGGGACTTGGTTACTGGTTTAGAGAGGTACCTCTCGTCTTGGAGGAGCACAGAAGATCCTGCTCCAGGAGAGTTTTCATCACGGATGGATCGTCGTGGTTTCCCACAAGTTGTTACTATGAAAGGAGCTAAGATAATGTCTAGACCAGGGTCATGGAACGGCCTTCATTTTACAGGATATCCATATAATCCACAAACACAAGCAAGCCCAACATTGGAGTATGAAATTGTGTTGAACAAGGATGAGGTCTATTATGAGTACAGGCTTCTAAACACGTCCATGTTCTCGAGATATGTGTTGAATCCATCAGGCACTGCACATCAATTCACATGGGTGTACCAAACACATAGTTGGGAACTTTCCTCTGCAGTCCAAGCAGATCAGTGTCAAAATTATGCCTTGTGTGGTGCATATACTAGTTGCAGTGTCAATGTCTCTCCCATATGTGCATGCTTGAAGGGATTTGTACCAAAATCTCCAAAAGATTGGAATTCAGGATATTGGTCTGATGGGTGTGTTAGAAAGATTCCATTGGCTTGCAGCTCAGGAGATGGCTTCCTAAATTACACTGGGGTTAAATTGCCAGACACATCTTCCTCATGGTATGACAAAAGCATGAGCCTCAAGGAATGCAATGGATTATGTTTGAACAACTGCTCATGTACGGCATATGCAAATTTAGATATCAGGGAGGGAGGAACTGGCTGTTTGCTTTGGTTTGGTAACCTCACTGACATGACACAATTCACTTCCGGTGGTGGTCAAGACCTCTATATACGGATGGCAGCTTCAGAACTTG aTGGAATTGAGAGAAAGAGCActttcaagaagaaaaagctaCCCATAATACTCATCGGCTCTGCAGTTTTTCTTGTGTGGTTTATAATTGGATTGATATTGTATATACGAAAGAGGAAACTCAGAAATCAAG ATCTACCAATTTCAGGAGTCACAAAAGATTACCTTGGAGAAGACAGGGAAGACATGGAGTTACCATTATTTGATTTGTCCACCCTAGCTAAAGCCACTAATGACTTTTCAAGCAGCAACAAGCTGGGAGAAGGTGGTTTTGGACCTGTGTACAAG GGTACATTGATAGGAGGGAAAGAAATTGCCGTGAAAAGGCTTTCGAAGAATTCCGGACAAGGAACTATAGAGTTCAAAAATGAAGTTATACTAATAGCAAGACTTCAGCACCGCAATCTTGTAAAGCTCTTGGGTTGTTGCGttcaagaagaggaaaaaatcTTGATATATGAATTCATGCCCAACAAAAGCTTggacttctttatttttg ATCAAGAGGGACAAAAATTGCTTGACTGGCCTACGTGCTTCCACATTATTGGTGGAATTGCTAGAGGGCTTCTTTATCTTCACCAGGACTCTAGATTAAGGATTATCCATAGAGATTTGAAAGCTAGCAATGTCCTGCTTGATAATGATATGATCCCTAAGATTTCAGACTTCGGCCTAGCTAAAACATTTGGAAGTGATCAAAGTCGGGGTAATacaaatagagtggttggaaCGTA TGGTTACATGTCTCCCGAATATGCAATAGATGGAATTTTCTCAATGAAATCTGATGTCTTTAGCTTTGGAGTTATACTGCTAGAGATGTTGAGTAGGAAAAAGAACAGGGGATTTTCTCATCCAGATCACCACCTTAACCTTCTTGGACAT GCATGGACATTATGGATTCAAGATAAACAACTGGAATTGATAGATACGACGTTATATGATTCGTGCAACATATCTGAAGTGTTAAGGTGTCTTCATGTGGGGCTGTTATGTGTGCAAAGAGTACCAGAAGATAGACCAAACATGTCATATGTGGTTCTAATGCTGAGCAGTGATATTACTTTGCCTCCACCAAAGCAGCCTGGTTTTTACACTGAACGAAGTGTCCCTGAATCACCATCAAGGAATCGCCCGTTTTCAGTGAATTATTTCAGCACTACAGTGATCGAGGCTCGGTAG
- the LOC18780147 gene encoding G-type lectin S-receptor-like serine/threonine-protein kinase At4g27290 isoform X3, with protein MQALRRLFVCSLLISFIRISTTTALDTISPSRSMRDGETLISAGGNFQLGFFSPGTSKGRYLGIWYSVHTETVVWVANRETPLGDSSGVLKVTEQGLLVLLNSTNRIVWSSNSSTTAGNPVSQLMDSGNLVVKDGNETNPVNLLWQSFDYPCDTFLPEMKLGWDLVTGLERYLSSWRSTEDPAPGEFSSRMDRRGFPQVVTMKGAKIMSRPGSWNGLHFTGYPYNPQTQASPTLEYEIVLNKDEVYYEYRLLNTSMFSRYVLNPSGTAHQFTWVYQTHSWELSSAVQADQCQNYALCGAYTSCSVNVSPICACLKGFVPKSPKDWNSGYWSDGCVRKIPLACSSGDGFLNYTGVKLPDTSSSWYDKSMSLKECNGLCLNNCSCTAYANLDIREGGTGCLLWFGNLTDMTQFTSGGGQDLYIRMAASELGVTKDYLGEDREDMELPLFDLSTLAKATNDFSSSNKLGEGGFGPVYKGTLIGGKEIAVKRLSKNSGQGTIEFKNEVILIARLQHRNLVKLLGCCVQEEEKILIYEFMPNKSLDFFIFDQEGQKLLDWPTCFHIIGGIARGLLYLHQDSRLRIIHRDLKASNVLLDNDMIPKISDFGLAKTFGSDQSRGNTNRVVGTYGYMSPEYAIDGIFSMKSDVFSFGVILLEMLSRKKNRGFSHPDHHLNLLGHAWTLWIQDKQLELIDTTLYDSCNISEVLRCLHVGLLCVQRVPEDRPNMSYVVLMLSSDITLPPPKQPGFYTERSVPESPSRNRPFSVNYFSTTVIEAR; from the exons ATGCAAGCCTTGAGAAGACTTTTTGTCTGCTCCTTGTTAATCTCCTTCATAAGAATCTCAACTACAACCGCGTTAGACACAATCTCTCCAAGTCGATCTATGAGAGACGGTGAAACTCTAATTTCAGCAGGTGGAAACTTTCAACTGGGATTCTTTAGCCCTGGTACATCAAAAGGTCGATACTTAGGAATATGGTACTCTGTTCATACTGAGACAGTTGTATGGGTAGCCAACAGAGAAACACCACTTGGCGATTCTTCAGGAGTTTTGAAGGTCACTGAGCAAGGACTTCTAGTCCTTCTCAATAGCACAAACAGGATTGTATGGTCATCAAATTCATCAACAACTGCAGGGAATCCAGTATCACAACTCATGGATTCAGGAAATCTTGTTGTGAAAGATGGAAATGAAACCAACCCTGTTAACTTGTTGTGGCAGAGTTTTGATTATCCTTGTGACACATTCCTACCAGAAATGAAGCTTGGTTGGGACTTGGTTACTGGTTTAGAGAGGTACCTCTCGTCTTGGAGGAGCACAGAAGATCCTGCTCCAGGAGAGTTTTCATCACGGATGGATCGTCGTGGTTTCCCACAAGTTGTTACTATGAAAGGAGCTAAGATAATGTCTAGACCAGGGTCATGGAACGGCCTTCATTTTACAGGATATCCATATAATCCACAAACACAAGCAAGCCCAACATTGGAGTATGAAATTGTGTTGAACAAGGATGAGGTCTATTATGAGTACAGGCTTCTAAACACGTCCATGTTCTCGAGATATGTGTTGAATCCATCAGGCACTGCACATCAATTCACATGGGTGTACCAAACACATAGTTGGGAACTTTCCTCTGCAGTCCAAGCAGATCAGTGTCAAAATTATGCCTTGTGTGGTGCATATACTAGTTGCAGTGTCAATGTCTCTCCCATATGTGCATGCTTGAAGGGATTTGTACCAAAATCTCCAAAAGATTGGAATTCAGGATATTGGTCTGATGGGTGTGTTAGAAAGATTCCATTGGCTTGCAGCTCAGGAGATGGCTTCCTAAATTACACTGGGGTTAAATTGCCAGACACATCTTCCTCATGGTATGACAAAAGCATGAGCCTCAAGGAATGCAATGGATTATGTTTGAACAACTGCTCATGTACGGCATATGCAAATTTAGATATCAGGGAGGGAGGAACTGGCTGTTTGCTTTGGTTTGGTAACCTCACTGACATGACACAATTCACTTCCGGTGGTGGTCAAGACCTCTATATACGGATGGCAGCTTCAGAACTTG GAGTCACAAAAGATTACCTTGGAGAAGACAGGGAAGACATGGAGTTACCATTATTTGATTTGTCCACCCTAGCTAAAGCCACTAATGACTTTTCAAGCAGCAACAAGCTGGGAGAAGGTGGTTTTGGACCTGTGTACAAG GGTACATTGATAGGAGGGAAAGAAATTGCCGTGAAAAGGCTTTCGAAGAATTCCGGACAAGGAACTATAGAGTTCAAAAATGAAGTTATACTAATAGCAAGACTTCAGCACCGCAATCTTGTAAAGCTCTTGGGTTGTTGCGttcaagaagaggaaaaaatcTTGATATATGAATTCATGCCCAACAAAAGCTTggacttctttatttttg ATCAAGAGGGACAAAAATTGCTTGACTGGCCTACGTGCTTCCACATTATTGGTGGAATTGCTAGAGGGCTTCTTTATCTTCACCAGGACTCTAGATTAAGGATTATCCATAGAGATTTGAAAGCTAGCAATGTCCTGCTTGATAATGATATGATCCCTAAGATTTCAGACTTCGGCCTAGCTAAAACATTTGGAAGTGATCAAAGTCGGGGTAATacaaatagagtggttggaaCGTA TGGTTACATGTCTCCCGAATATGCAATAGATGGAATTTTCTCAATGAAATCTGATGTCTTTAGCTTTGGAGTTATACTGCTAGAGATGTTGAGTAGGAAAAAGAACAGGGGATTTTCTCATCCAGATCACCACCTTAACCTTCTTGGACAT GCATGGACATTATGGATTCAAGATAAACAACTGGAATTGATAGATACGACGTTATATGATTCGTGCAACATATCTGAAGTGTTAAGGTGTCTTCATGTGGGGCTGTTATGTGTGCAAAGAGTACCAGAAGATAGACCAAACATGTCATATGTGGTTCTAATGCTGAGCAGTGATATTACTTTGCCTCCACCAAAGCAGCCTGGTTTTTACACTGAACGAAGTGTCCCTGAATCACCATCAAGGAATCGCCCGTTTTCAGTGAATTATTTCAGCACTACAGTGATCGAGGCTCGGTAG
- the LOC18780147 gene encoding G-type lectin S-receptor-like serine/threonine-protein kinase At4g27290 isoform X2 translates to MQALRRLFVCSLLISFIRISTTTALDTISPSRSMRDGETLISAGGNFQLGFFSPGTSKGRYLGIWYSVHTETVVWVANRETPLGDSSGVLKVTEQGLLVLLNSTNRIVWSSNSSTTAGNPVSQLMDSGNLVVKDGNETNPVNLLWQSFDYPCDTFLPEMKLGWDLVTGLERYLSSWRSTEDPAPGEFSSRMDRRGFPQVVTMKGAKIMSRPGSWNGLHFTGYPYNPQTQASPTLEYEIVLNKDEVYYEYRLLNTSMFSRYVLNPSGTAHQFTWVYQTHSWELSSAVQADQCQNYALCGAYTSCSVNVSPICACLKGFVPKSPKDWNSGYWSDGCVRKIPLACSSGDGFLNYTGVKLPDTSSSWYDKSMSLKECNGLCLNNCSCTAYANLDIREGGTGCLLWFGNLTDMTQFTSGGGQDLYIRMAASELDGIERKSTFKKKKLPIILIGSAVFLVWFIIGLILYIRKRKLRNQGVTKDYLGEDREDMELPLFDLSTLAKATNDFSSSNKLGEGGFGPVYKGTLIGGKEIAVKRLSKNSGQGTIEFKNEVILIARLQHRNLVKLLGCCVQEEEKILIYEFMPNKSLDFFIFDQEGQKLLDWPTCFHIIGGIARGLLYLHQDSRLRIIHRDLKASNVLLDNDMIPKISDFGLAKTFGSDQSRGNTNRVVGTYGYMSPEYAIDGIFSMKSDVFSFGVILLEMLSRKKNRGFSHPDHHLNLLGHAWTLWIQDKQLELIDTTLYDSCNISEVLRCLHVGLLCVQRVPEDRPNMSYVVLMLSSDITLPPPKQPGFYTERSVPESPSRNRPFSVNYFSTTVIEAR, encoded by the exons ATGCAAGCCTTGAGAAGACTTTTTGTCTGCTCCTTGTTAATCTCCTTCATAAGAATCTCAACTACAACCGCGTTAGACACAATCTCTCCAAGTCGATCTATGAGAGACGGTGAAACTCTAATTTCAGCAGGTGGAAACTTTCAACTGGGATTCTTTAGCCCTGGTACATCAAAAGGTCGATACTTAGGAATATGGTACTCTGTTCATACTGAGACAGTTGTATGGGTAGCCAACAGAGAAACACCACTTGGCGATTCTTCAGGAGTTTTGAAGGTCACTGAGCAAGGACTTCTAGTCCTTCTCAATAGCACAAACAGGATTGTATGGTCATCAAATTCATCAACAACTGCAGGGAATCCAGTATCACAACTCATGGATTCAGGAAATCTTGTTGTGAAAGATGGAAATGAAACCAACCCTGTTAACTTGTTGTGGCAGAGTTTTGATTATCCTTGTGACACATTCCTACCAGAAATGAAGCTTGGTTGGGACTTGGTTACTGGTTTAGAGAGGTACCTCTCGTCTTGGAGGAGCACAGAAGATCCTGCTCCAGGAGAGTTTTCATCACGGATGGATCGTCGTGGTTTCCCACAAGTTGTTACTATGAAAGGAGCTAAGATAATGTCTAGACCAGGGTCATGGAACGGCCTTCATTTTACAGGATATCCATATAATCCACAAACACAAGCAAGCCCAACATTGGAGTATGAAATTGTGTTGAACAAGGATGAGGTCTATTATGAGTACAGGCTTCTAAACACGTCCATGTTCTCGAGATATGTGTTGAATCCATCAGGCACTGCACATCAATTCACATGGGTGTACCAAACACATAGTTGGGAACTTTCCTCTGCAGTCCAAGCAGATCAGTGTCAAAATTATGCCTTGTGTGGTGCATATACTAGTTGCAGTGTCAATGTCTCTCCCATATGTGCATGCTTGAAGGGATTTGTACCAAAATCTCCAAAAGATTGGAATTCAGGATATTGGTCTGATGGGTGTGTTAGAAAGATTCCATTGGCTTGCAGCTCAGGAGATGGCTTCCTAAATTACACTGGGGTTAAATTGCCAGACACATCTTCCTCATGGTATGACAAAAGCATGAGCCTCAAGGAATGCAATGGATTATGTTTGAACAACTGCTCATGTACGGCATATGCAAATTTAGATATCAGGGAGGGAGGAACTGGCTGTTTGCTTTGGTTTGGTAACCTCACTGACATGACACAATTCACTTCCGGTGGTGGTCAAGACCTCTATATACGGATGGCAGCTTCAGAACTTG aTGGAATTGAGAGAAAGAGCActttcaagaagaaaaagctaCCCATAATACTCATCGGCTCTGCAGTTTTTCTTGTGTGGTTTATAATTGGATTGATATTGTATATACGAAAGAGGAAACTCAGAAATCAAG GAGTCACAAAAGATTACCTTGGAGAAGACAGGGAAGACATGGAGTTACCATTATTTGATTTGTCCACCCTAGCTAAAGCCACTAATGACTTTTCAAGCAGCAACAAGCTGGGAGAAGGTGGTTTTGGACCTGTGTACAAG GGTACATTGATAGGAGGGAAAGAAATTGCCGTGAAAAGGCTTTCGAAGAATTCCGGACAAGGAACTATAGAGTTCAAAAATGAAGTTATACTAATAGCAAGACTTCAGCACCGCAATCTTGTAAAGCTCTTGGGTTGTTGCGttcaagaagaggaaaaaatcTTGATATATGAATTCATGCCCAACAAAAGCTTggacttctttatttttg ATCAAGAGGGACAAAAATTGCTTGACTGGCCTACGTGCTTCCACATTATTGGTGGAATTGCTAGAGGGCTTCTTTATCTTCACCAGGACTCTAGATTAAGGATTATCCATAGAGATTTGAAAGCTAGCAATGTCCTGCTTGATAATGATATGATCCCTAAGATTTCAGACTTCGGCCTAGCTAAAACATTTGGAAGTGATCAAAGTCGGGGTAATacaaatagagtggttggaaCGTA TGGTTACATGTCTCCCGAATATGCAATAGATGGAATTTTCTCAATGAAATCTGATGTCTTTAGCTTTGGAGTTATACTGCTAGAGATGTTGAGTAGGAAAAAGAACAGGGGATTTTCTCATCCAGATCACCACCTTAACCTTCTTGGACAT GCATGGACATTATGGATTCAAGATAAACAACTGGAATTGATAGATACGACGTTATATGATTCGTGCAACATATCTGAAGTGTTAAGGTGTCTTCATGTGGGGCTGTTATGTGTGCAAAGAGTACCAGAAGATAGACCAAACATGTCATATGTGGTTCTAATGCTGAGCAGTGATATTACTTTGCCTCCACCAAAGCAGCCTGGTTTTTACACTGAACGAAGTGTCCCTGAATCACCATCAAGGAATCGCCCGTTTTCAGTGAATTATTTCAGCACTACAGTGATCGAGGCTCGGTAG